Proteins encoded together in one Microplitis mediator isolate UGA2020A chromosome 7, iyMicMedi2.1, whole genome shotgun sequence window:
- the LOC130671807 gene encoding broad-complex core protein isoforms 1/2/3/4/5-like isoform X3 yields MAASSSSSNSEQQYSLRWNDFHSSILSSFRHLRDEEDFVDVTLACDSNSFTAHKVVLSACSPYFRRLLKANPCQHPIVILRDVASSDMESLLRFMYHGEVHVGQEQLAAFLKTAQMLQVRGLADVKSGTAGAKIPSGSDVRDHTESPVTSRNTWHERGDPSDSGLSPPPEKRSKSYSPPVGNHLEQLKGGAADLQESLLGQALEGGPTIHTPNNDIKAQSIGEDSNSGSDNDEDMSNNDSILNSVKAEPNDILNDSMEHHRSTFPAALLGLQGLMPGPSGIHAANQDPNYDNRQRRKGGPPGPGGGGGGGRVGGGGVATSTSAASSSTAYHHHDDRMLRVIKVEEIDVEEDYGDPVYPVEDDEDEDEDEDEDEEPEDEPKLMVTSSISSTARQQPQRVLNPQHQRQPLRRSQPQQRRDLIECPLCIRSYYDIGDMRAHLDHHYPRDSPTCPVVSCGKNFSHPNSVRNHMRVKHADQWDKIKTLRWTYV; encoded by the exons ATGGCGGCCTCTTCGTCGTCCTCAAACAGCGAGCAACAGTATTCGCTCAGATGGAATGACTTCCATTCGAGCATACTCAGCTCATTTCGTCATTTACGTGATGAGGAGGATTTTGTCGACGTAACACTCGCCTGCGACAGCAACAGTTTCACTGCACACAAAGTTGTATTATCTGCCTGCAGTCCTTACTTCCGAAGGCTTTTAAAG gcaaATCCATGTCAGCATCCAATAGTAATACTCAGGGACGTCGCCTCGTCAGACATGGAGTCATTGTTAAGGTTCATGTATCACGGAGAAGTCCACGTAGGTCAGGAACAACTAGCAGCCTTTCTCAAAACCGCTCAGATGCTTCAAGTAAGAGGACTCGCGGACGTAAAGAGCGGCACCGCAGGAGCTAAAATTCCATCTGGATCTGATGTACGGGATCACACGGAATCACCG GTGACGTCGCGAAACACGTGGCACGAACGAGGTGACCCAAGTGACAGCGGTCTAAGTCCGCCGCCAGAAAAAAGGTCCAAAAGTTATTCACCTCCAGTGGGAAATCATCTCGAGCAACTAAAAGGCGGCGCTGCTGATCTACAGGAATCCCTATTAGGACAAGCACTGGAAGGCGGACCCACGATACACACACCCAATAACGATATCAAg GCTCAATCGATTGGCGAAGATTCAAATTCCGGGTCTGATAATGACGAAGATATGTCCAATAACGACAGTATTCTCAATTCAGTCAAGGCCGAACCCAATGACATTCTCAATGACTCCATGGAACATCACCGTAGCACATTCCCCGCGGCGCTTTTGGGACTTCAAG GATTAATGCCTGGACCTTCCGGAATCCACGCTGCGAATCAGgatccaaattacg ATAACAGACAAAGACGTAAAGGTGGACCACCAGGACCAGGTGGGGGTGGTGGTGGAGGAAGAGTCGGTGGTGGAGGTGTCGCAACTTCTACTTCTGCAGCATCTTCTTCTACTGCTTACCACCACCACGATGATAGGATGTTACGGGTCATCAAAGTCGAGGAGATCGATGTCGAGGAAGACTATGGTGACCCGGTCTACCCAGTCGAGGACGACGAGGACGAGGATGAGGACGAGGACGAGGACGAGGAGCCTGAGGACGAACCCAAATTAATGGTAACTTCTTCAATTTCTTCTACTGCACGACAACAGCCGCAGAGAGTGCTGAATCCCCAGCACCAGAGGCAGCCGCTGAGACGATCCCAGCCTCAGCAGAGACGCGACCTAATCGAGTGCCCGCTTTGCATAAGATCTTACTACGACATTGGGGACATGCGAGCCCATCTTGACCATCATTACCCGCGTGACTCGCCCACCTGTCCAGTCGTTTCCTGCGGGAAGAATTTTTCCCACCCCAACAGCGTTAGAAACCACATGCGGGTTAAACACGCGGACCAGTGggacaaaataaaaaccctCAGATGGACTtacgtataa
- the LOC130671807 gene encoding protein abrupt-like isoform X1 has translation MAASSSSSNSEQQYSLRWNDFHSSILSSFRHLRDEEDFVDVTLACDSNSFTAHKVVLSACSPYFRRLLKANPCQHPIVILRDVASSDMESLLRFMYHGEVHVGQEQLAAFLKTAQMLQVRGLADVKSGTAGAKIPSGSDVRDHTESPVTSRNTWHERGDPSDSGLSPPPEKRSKSYSPPVGNHLEQLKGGAADLQESLLGQALEGGPTIHTPNNDIKAQSIGEDSNSGSDNDEDMSNNDSILNSVKAEPNDILNDSMEHHRSTFPAALLGLQGLMPGPSGIHAANQDPNYVARRGLDMMRVRATDPRPCPKCGKIYRSAHTLRTHLEDKHTVCPGYRCVLCGTVAKSRNSLHSHMSRQHRGISTKDLPVLPMPSPFDPELASRLLAKAGVKVSPAELRARASPTGPRRSDMRLEMPRGAPSEAGSSICGGDDPEDLTLPLSLRYGSPTPNNNTVITKINHQSKAATAIAAKSAMEGLMHAHSREPNTAPLHTTGHPMTPSHQQALLDTYLQYIAENSSLSHLSMGMAADPAAMAAVHAARMAQMSALDKLGNRGTVDDYPMIGRDDGRPDVVMDDRNDHQDRDRAAEDDDADSSHAEDDDYSDNDEPEALKAE, from the exons ATGGCGGCCTCTTCGTCGTCCTCAAACAGCGAGCAACAGTATTCGCTCAGATGGAATGACTTCCATTCGAGCATACTCAGCTCATTTCGTCATTTACGTGATGAGGAGGATTTTGTCGACGTAACACTCGCCTGCGACAGCAACAGTTTCACTGCACACAAAGTTGTATTATCTGCCTGCAGTCCTTACTTCCGAAGGCTTTTAAAG gcaaATCCATGTCAGCATCCAATAGTAATACTCAGGGACGTCGCCTCGTCAGACATGGAGTCATTGTTAAGGTTCATGTATCACGGAGAAGTCCACGTAGGTCAGGAACAACTAGCAGCCTTTCTCAAAACCGCTCAGATGCTTCAAGTAAGAGGACTCGCGGACGTAAAGAGCGGCACCGCAGGAGCTAAAATTCCATCTGGATCTGATGTACGGGATCACACGGAATCACCG GTGACGTCGCGAAACACGTGGCACGAACGAGGTGACCCAAGTGACAGCGGTCTAAGTCCGCCGCCAGAAAAAAGGTCCAAAAGTTATTCACCTCCAGTGGGAAATCATCTCGAGCAACTAAAAGGCGGCGCTGCTGATCTACAGGAATCCCTATTAGGACAAGCACTGGAAGGCGGACCCACGATACACACACCCAATAACGATATCAAg GCTCAATCGATTGGCGAAGATTCAAATTCCGGGTCTGATAATGACGAAGATATGTCCAATAACGACAGTATTCTCAATTCAGTCAAGGCCGAACCCAATGACATTCTCAATGACTCCATGGAACATCACCGTAGCACATTCCCCGCGGCGCTTTTGGGACTTCAAG GATTAATGCCTGGACCTTCCGGAATCCACGCTGCGAATCAGgatccaaattacg ttgcaAGACGTGGTCTGGATATGATGCGAGTGCGAGCGACAGATCCACGTCCCTGTCCCAAGTGCGGCAAAATATACAGATCTGCTCACACTTTGAGAACCCACTTGGAGGACAAGCACACGGTCTGTCCAGGATATCGTTGTGTCTTGTGCGGAACAGTCGCCAAATCACGGAACTCATTGCACTCTCACATGTCACGTCAGCACCGCGGAATCAGTACCAAGGACTTGCCAGTGCTACCAATGCCGAGTCCATTTGATCCTGAGCTGGCCTCACGATTACTAGCCAAAGCTGGTGTTAAAGTAAGTCCCGCAGAACTTCGTGCCCGTGCGAGTCCAACTGGTCCCCGTCGCAGTGACATGCGTCTCGAGATGCCACGAGGAGCTCCATCAGAAGCAGGCAGCTCAATATGCGGAGGTGACGATCCCGAAGACTTGACACTTCCTCTGAGTCTGAGGTACGGATCGCCAACTCCAAACAACAACACAGTCATCACCAAGATAAATCATCAGAGCAAAGCAGCCACCGCGATAGCAGCCAAGTCAGCAATGGAAGGATTGATGCACGCACACAGCCGTGAACCGAACACCGCGCCGCTCCACACAACTGGTCATCCAATGACACCAAGCCATCAACAAGCATTACTGGACACTTACTTGCAGTACATCGCCGAAAACAGTTCACTGTCTCACTTATCGATGGGAATGGCCGCGGATCCAGCCGCGATGGCTGCCGTCCACGCTGCCAGGATGGCACAGATGAGTGCCTTGGACAAATTAGGCAATCGCGGTACCGTCGACGACTACCCGATGATCGGCCGTGATGACGGAAGACCCGATGTCGTCATGGACGACCGGAACGACCACCAAGATCGAGATCGTGCTGCCGAGGACGATGATGCCGATTCTTCTCACGCTGAAGACGACGACTACAGTGATAATGACGAACCGGAAGCTCTCAAAGCCGAGTAA
- the LOC130671807 gene encoding broad-complex core protein isoforms 1/2/3/4/5-like isoform X2 encodes MAASSSSSNSEQQYSLRWNDFHSSILSSFRHLRDEEDFVDVTLACDSNSFTAHKVVLSACSPYFRRLLKANPCQHPIVILRDVASSDMESLLRFMYHGEVHVGQEQLAAFLKTAQMLQVRGLADVKSGTAGAKIPSGSDVRDHTESPVTSRNTWHERGDPSDSGLSPPPEKRSKSYSPPVGNHLEQLKGGAADLQESLLGQALEGGPTIHTPNNDIKAQSIGEDSNSGSDNDEDMSNNDSILNSVKAEPNDILNDSMEHHRSTFPAALLGLQGLMPGPSGIHAANQDPNYGRWQPSREDCMDSSRGSSSWIPPGGAGTGADAGGGTGGGVAVSRSRRNQRTSLDSDNGIQLRQLRYNDKQQPQQQQQQQQQQLSSGQQPSNPMNNISLDSELSIIQHKLQNNLQSLQITTSTSKYLSTSDLSYQQQQQQQHQQQQQHQLMSNNSTDLQGKPKCPECGKIYSNNSNLKQHIVNVHTVQTAYISCHVCQKQFKTKQYLQIHLLSMHGIRKRNRYPVYQGPDGTQALNSLLNSSSAQIHSPHQQYGNENG; translated from the exons ATGGCGGCCTCTTCGTCGTCCTCAAACAGCGAGCAACAGTATTCGCTCAGATGGAATGACTTCCATTCGAGCATACTCAGCTCATTTCGTCATTTACGTGATGAGGAGGATTTTGTCGACGTAACACTCGCCTGCGACAGCAACAGTTTCACTGCACACAAAGTTGTATTATCTGCCTGCAGTCCTTACTTCCGAAGGCTTTTAAAG gcaaATCCATGTCAGCATCCAATAGTAATACTCAGGGACGTCGCCTCGTCAGACATGGAGTCATTGTTAAGGTTCATGTATCACGGAGAAGTCCACGTAGGTCAGGAACAACTAGCAGCCTTTCTCAAAACCGCTCAGATGCTTCAAGTAAGAGGACTCGCGGACGTAAAGAGCGGCACCGCAGGAGCTAAAATTCCATCTGGATCTGATGTACGGGATCACACGGAATCACCG GTGACGTCGCGAAACACGTGGCACGAACGAGGTGACCCAAGTGACAGCGGTCTAAGTCCGCCGCCAGAAAAAAGGTCCAAAAGTTATTCACCTCCAGTGGGAAATCATCTCGAGCAACTAAAAGGCGGCGCTGCTGATCTACAGGAATCCCTATTAGGACAAGCACTGGAAGGCGGACCCACGATACACACACCCAATAACGATATCAAg GCTCAATCGATTGGCGAAGATTCAAATTCCGGGTCTGATAATGACGAAGATATGTCCAATAACGACAGTATTCTCAATTCAGTCAAGGCCGAACCCAATGACATTCTCAATGACTCCATGGAACATCACCGTAGCACATTCCCCGCGGCGCTTTTGGGACTTCAAG GATTAATGCCTGGACCTTCCGGAATCCACGCTGCGAATCAGgatccaaattacg GGCGTTGGCAGCCCTCGAGAGAAGACTGTATGGACTCGAGTAGAGGCTCGTCATCCTGGATTCCTCCTGGCGGTGCTGGTACTGGTGCTGATGCTGGTGGTGGTACTGGTGGTGGTGTTGCTGTATCACGCAGTAGACGTAACCAAAGGACATCATTGGACAGTGACAATGGGATCCAACTCCGTCAGCTTCGTTACAACGATAAACAGCAGCcgcaacagcaacaacagcagcaacaacaacagttGTCTTCTGGTCAGCAACCGTCTAATCCCATGAATAACATCAGTCTCGACTCAGAGCTATCGATAATCCAACACAAACTCCAAAACAATCTCCAGAGTCTCCAGATAACAACATCAACATCCAAGTATTTATCAACATCTGACTTATCTTatcagcaacaacaacagcagcagcaccaacagcagcagcaacatcAACTGATGTCAAATAATTCAACCGACTTGCAGGGAAAACCAAAGTGCCCGGAGTGCGGAAAAATTTACTCAAACAATTCAAATCTAAAACAGCACATCGTTAATGTCCACACCGTGCAGACGGCATATATATCGTGCCACGTATGCCAAAAACAGTTTAAAACAAAGCAATATTTACAAATTCATTTATTGTCGATGCACGGAATAAGAAAGAGAAATAGATATCCGGTGTATCAAGGGCCGGACGGTACGCAAGCGCTTAATTCCTTGCTCAACTCATCAAGTGCGCAGATTCATTCGCCGCACCAGCAGTACGGCAATGAGAATGGCTGA
- the LOC130671807 gene encoding protein abrupt-like isoform X4: MAASSSSSNSEQQYSLRWNDFHSSILSSFRHLRDEEDFVDVTLACDSNSFTAHKVVLSACSPYFRRLLKANPCQHPIVILRDVASSDMESLLRFMYHGEVHVGQEQLAAFLKTAQMLQVRGLADVKSGTAGAKIPSGSDVRDHTESPVTSRNTWHERGDPSDSGLSPPPEKRSKSYSPPVGNHLEQLKGGAADLQESLLGQALEGGPTIHTPNNDIKAQSIGEDSNSGSDNDEDMSNNDSILNSVKAEPNDILNDSMEHHRSTFPAALLGLQGLMPGPSGIHAANQDPNYGSVMPMREDVAMMGVAVTETSPSQAVENLARLYSALRHDDSKPVCRYCGRSYSSPSNLRQHVKNVHSNWPPPETWPQCSLCGKRCKTKHYLINHQLQAHGIHQRPTVNNPQHQSSS; the protein is encoded by the exons ATGGCGGCCTCTTCGTCGTCCTCAAACAGCGAGCAACAGTATTCGCTCAGATGGAATGACTTCCATTCGAGCATACTCAGCTCATTTCGTCATTTACGTGATGAGGAGGATTTTGTCGACGTAACACTCGCCTGCGACAGCAACAGTTTCACTGCACACAAAGTTGTATTATCTGCCTGCAGTCCTTACTTCCGAAGGCTTTTAAAG gcaaATCCATGTCAGCATCCAATAGTAATACTCAGGGACGTCGCCTCGTCAGACATGGAGTCATTGTTAAGGTTCATGTATCACGGAGAAGTCCACGTAGGTCAGGAACAACTAGCAGCCTTTCTCAAAACCGCTCAGATGCTTCAAGTAAGAGGACTCGCGGACGTAAAGAGCGGCACCGCAGGAGCTAAAATTCCATCTGGATCTGATGTACGGGATCACACGGAATCACCG GTGACGTCGCGAAACACGTGGCACGAACGAGGTGACCCAAGTGACAGCGGTCTAAGTCCGCCGCCAGAAAAAAGGTCCAAAAGTTATTCACCTCCAGTGGGAAATCATCTCGAGCAACTAAAAGGCGGCGCTGCTGATCTACAGGAATCCCTATTAGGACAAGCACTGGAAGGCGGACCCACGATACACACACCCAATAACGATATCAAg GCTCAATCGATTGGCGAAGATTCAAATTCCGGGTCTGATAATGACGAAGATATGTCCAATAACGACAGTATTCTCAATTCAGTCAAGGCCGAACCCAATGACATTCTCAATGACTCCATGGAACATCACCGTAGCACATTCCCCGCGGCGCTTTTGGGACTTCAAG GATTAATGCCTGGACCTTCCGGAATCCACGCTGCGAATCAGgatccaaattacg GATCGGTGATGCCAATGAGGGAGGATGTCGCAATGATGGGAGTCGCCGTGACCGAGACCTCACCTTCTCAAGCGGTGGAGAATTTGGCCCGTCTGTACTCTGCCCTCCGTCACGATGACAGTAAACCCGTGTGTCGTTATTGCGGTAGAAGTTACTCCTCACCCAGCAACCTACGTCAGCATGTTAAAAACGTCCACTCAAACTGGCCGCCTCCCGAAACCTGGCCGCAGTGCAGCCTCTGCGGTAAACGATGCAAAACCAAGCACTACCTGATCAATCATCAATTACAAGCCCACGGAATTCATCAGCGACCAACTGTAAATAATCCCCAGCATCAGTCGAGCTCATGA